From a region of the Lactuca sativa cultivar Salinas chromosome 4, Lsat_Salinas_v11, whole genome shotgun sequence genome:
- the LOC111907721 gene encoding uncharacterized protein LOC111907721 has translation MAKIRRMTRNQNCDGSSSSSRKRVNGGVAPWSDLDHHLLFLVMMQLGVIDFVAFSGVCKSWRKLALDNRKIFMASRPPMLISISHRSCKKEWYCYLEDLQGRKFKTILPHYAGRICVGITCGYLIFFGRKTKDFWLVNLITRHELHFPCFPFDTNINPESVACILVYSSLVSGWVFVMLLTFTYQVWFSIAGTQAWNRIYSTSLMIDLHAFKGKIYTINIGCRVYEMSLNPDPKLMLLHTKNFPKPDFLSPEFLTSSENLYVVDCRSKDSYDVHYLDFEEMKWVSSGKTFEECVFFINSLKYSAAIKSELLVDHRSLYKRFAYFLSTIDTSRKGRFLPSHIWYFPNDCLNDNRLHE, from the coding sequence ATGGCCAAGATAAGGAGAATGACCAGAAACCAGAATTGTGATGGCTCATCATCATCCAGCAGGAAGAGAGTCAACGGTGGTGTGGCACCTTGGTCAGATCTTGACCATCATTTGCTTTTTTTAGTTATGATGCAATTGGGTGTcattgattttgttgcatttagTGGGGTATGCAAATCATGGAGGAAACTTGCACTTGATAACAGGAAGATTTTTATGGCATCCAGACCACCTATGTTGATATCGATCTCTCATCGTTCTTGTAAGAAAGAGTGGTACTGTTACCTGGAGGACCTTCAAGGTAGAAAGTTCAAAACCATCCTTCCCCATTATGCTGGCAGGATCTGTGTTGGAATAACTTGCGGTTACCTGATCTTTTTCGGGCGGAAAACCAAAGACTTCTGGCTTGTGAATCTTATCACAAGGCATGAACTTCATTTCCCTTGTTTCCCCTTTGATACAAACATTAATCCAGAAAGTGTTGCATGTATCCTTGTCTATTCATCTTTAGTATCTGGGTGGGTGTTTGTGATGTTGCTTACATTCACCTATCAAGTTTGGTTTTCTATAGCGGGTACACAAGCATGGAATCGTATCTACTCCACTTCCCTCATGATTGATTTACATGCTTTTAAGGGGAAGATATATACCATAAACATAGGTTGTCGTGTATATGAAATGAGTCTCAATCCAGACCCCAAATTGATGTTACTCCATACCAAGAATTTTCCAAAGCCAGACTTCTTATCTCCGGAGTTTCTTACTTCGAGTGAAAACCTTTATGTGGTGGATTGTAGGTCTAAAGATTCATACGACGTTCACTATCTAGATTTTGAGGAAATGAAGTGGGTGTCGTCGGGAAAAACATTTGAAGAATGTGTGTTCTTTATTAACAGCTTGAAGTATTCTGCTGCTATTAAATCAGAGTTGTTGGTTGATCATCGGTCACTATATAAGAGATTTGCTTACTTCCTTTCCACCATTGATACAAGTCGAAAAGGCCGGTTCCTTCCTTCACACATTTGGTACTTTCCCAATGATTGTCTGAATGATAATCGTTTACATGAATGA